A genome region from Panicum virgatum strain AP13 chromosome 4K, P.virgatum_v5, whole genome shotgun sequence includes the following:
- the LOC120702460 gene encoding probable E3 ubiquitin-protein ligase XBOS36, giving the protein MGNALGCAGLGERLAAAARDGDAAEVRRLLEANPGHARCAAFGSLNSPLHLAAAKGHHEIAALLLQNGADANARNIYGQTALMQACRFGQWEVVQTLLVFGCNVSKVDSLSSRTALHLAAAGGHVKCARLLLAAAAGDGGRFVNRAGSGGVTALHLAALHGHADCVHLLIDEHADLAAQTLPCVASPMGSIGAGSTPLHYAAAGGEVKCCQILVSRGADRTAVNCNGWLPVDVARTWGCHWLEHVLSPKSHLPIPKFPPSGYLSSPLASVLSLARDCGLVLNTSSEFSDSVVDDGDACAVCLERPCNVAAEVCGHELCVKCALDLCSVIKSYDVPGIAGSIPCPLCRSAIASFRKRAASEAEDGLEPDLSAACSGGGHCKSCSSAGDHQASSSPEKKRSTDSDQPIGILPLYSPPAVLS; this is encoded by the exons ATGGGCAACGCCCTGGGGTGCGCCGGACTCGGCGAGCGGCTGGCGGCCGCCGCGAgggacggcgacgcggcggaggtgcggcggctgctggaggcgaACCCGGGGCACGCGCGGTGCGCCGCCTTCGGCAGCCTCAACTCgccgctccacctcgccgccgccaaagGACACCACGAG ATCGCTGCGTTGCTGCTGCAGAACGGAGCTGACGCGAACGCCCGAAACATTTACGGACAA ACGGCGTTGATGCAAGCGTGCCGGTTCGGCCAATGGGAGGTGGTTCAGACGCTGCTGGTTTTCGGATGCAAC GTGTCGAAGGTGGACAGCCTCAGCAGCCGGACGGCGCTGCacctcgcggcggccggcgggcacgTCAAGTGCGCCAGGCTGCtgctggccgcggccgccggcgacggcggccggttCGTGAACagggcgggcagcggcggcgtcacgGCGCTGCACCTCGCGGCGCTGCACGGCCACGCCGACTGCGTGCACCTGCTCATCGACGAGCACGCCGACCTCGCCGCGCAGACCCTCCCCTGCGTCGCGTCGCCGATGGGGTCCATCGGCGCCGGCAGCACCCCGCTGCACTACGCCGCCGCTGGCGGCGAGGTCAAGTGCTGCCAG ATTCTCGTGTCGCGGGGCGCCGACAGAACTGCTGTCAACTGCAACGG GTGGCTCCCGGTTGATGTCGCCAGGACGTGGGGCTGCCACTGGCTGGAGCACGTGCTGTCCCCCAAGTCGCACCTGCCGATCCCCAAGTTCCCGCCGTCGGGCTACCTGTCGTCGCCGCTCGCCAGCGTGCTCAGCCTCGCAAG GGATTGTGGCCTGGTTCTGAACACGTCGTCGGAGTTTTCAGACAGCGtcgtcgacgacggcgacgcctgCGCAGTCTGCCTGGAAAGACCCTGCAACGTAGCTGCCGAAG TGTGCGGGCACGAGCTGTGCGTCAAGTGCGCGCTGGACCTGTGCTCGGTGATCAAGTCCTACGACGTGCCGGGGATCGCCGGAAGCATCCCGTGCCCGCTCTGCCGGAGCGCGATCGCCTCGTTCAGGAAACGGGCAGCCTCGGAAGCAGAGGACGGGCTCGAGCCTGACCTGAGCGCCGCctgctccggcggtggccaCTGCAAGAGCTGCAGCAGCGCCGGCGACCACCAGGCGTCGTCCAGCCCGGAGAAGAAACGGAGCACGGATTCGGATCAGCCCATCGGCATCCTCCCCCTCTACTCTCCTCCCGCCGTCCTGTCCTGA
- the LOC120704985 gene encoding uncharacterized protein LOC120704985: MSSWRFLPKNGVAAGAGEDASFDGGVALEVTVLSADSLRLPPSYSPLPRRLRPYVTVSSDAPASACSTAVAAGGAPSGEHSWGDTLVVPVGAEFLEGRANVRVAVLSEATCRLVGATPLGWCGIPAGDVLDGLRPPRALRRLSYSLRCPRRGGAAPPAWGHGVVHLAVRVLGLGGDGARRAAPAAAAAVAPVQQGWCRVAMGIPVSGASSAAASAVVGMPMSWGATSR; the protein is encoded by the coding sequence ATGTCGTCGTGGCGGTTCCTTCCCAAGAACggcgtggccgccggcgccggcgaggacgcgTCCTTTGACGGCGGCGTCGCGCTGGAGGTGACCGTCCTGTCGGCGGACTCGCTGCGCCTGCCGCCGTCGtactcgccgctgccgcgccggcTGCGGCCGTACGTGACCGTGTCGTCGGACGCGCCCGCGTCGGCCTGcagcacggcggtggcggcgggtggCGCGCCCAGCGGCGAGCACTCGTGGGGCGACACGCTGGTGGTCCCCGTGGGCGCGGAGTTCCTGGAGGGCCGCGCCAACGTCCGGGTGGCCGTGCTCTCGGAGGCCACCTGCCGGCTCGTCGGCGCCACGCCGCTGGGGTGGTGCGGCATCCCCGCGGGCGACGTGCTCGacggcctccgcccgccgcgcgcgctccgccGGCTCAGCTACTCGCTGCGGTGcccgcggcgcggtggcgcggcgcccCCCGCGTGGGGCCACGGCGTCGTGCACCTCGCCGTGCGCGtgctcggcctcggcggcgacggcgcgcggcgcgcggcgcctgcagcggcggcggcggtggcgccggtgcaGCAGGGGTGGTGCCGCGTGGCGATGGGCATCCCGGTGTCCGGGGCGTCGTCCGCGGCCGCGTCCGCCGTCGTCGGGATGCCTATGTCGTGGGGCGCGACGTCACGGTGA
- the LOC120702461 gene encoding V-type proton ATPase subunit e1-like, producing the protein MGFWVSTVIFLLAGVVAYLFTLLCCNRGPSTNLFHLTLVTTAVICCWMMYAIVYLAQMKPLINPILSGE; encoded by the exons ATGGGGTTCTGGGTGTCCACggtcatcttcctcctcgccggcgtcgtcgccTACCTTTTCACGCTCCTCTGCTGCAACCGCGGGCCATCCACCAACCT ATTCCATTTGACCTTGGTGACTACGGCTGTAATTTGTTGTTGGATGAT GTATGCCATCGTTTACCTTGCTCAGATGAAGCCTTTGATCAACCCCATCCTGAGTGGGGAGTGA
- the LOC120702462 gene encoding uncharacterized protein LOC120702462 produces the protein MAVSLSFPIPIPPALLHAAAGLALAAAAHFLHVPSLFLYALHTYIHPDAVPSNTPRAVLRPPGDSAAPAKGSSKRAAAAAAAAAKDAFDATSAQLYRLRLSHATLASRPHFGAYHAALLLPLALLPPALLLPAASAASPLAPLVPAAYLFVALLRHVVVPSPRPAQLAAALGALLVATLLSSSPFAGALASLAALPAARFARAFWLGTDQPRTGLAVLASSAPARLLLHLDVLVSSVASILQCCGFGDGAEQEVRLLAAAAGLQLLAARAAVQMYLNEAVFCWYQRLHASRSPDTEYGRAKVFLHNHHLCAVATQLVAPPLLVLSLLALWRVQGKDFFEGVEGLDWLVGWSVAMKEAALLAARWVVAVWSAVTVITLVCYKRGWLFVL, from the coding sequence atggcCGTGTCCCTCTCCTTCCCCATCCCTATcccgccggcgctgctccacgccgccgcggggctCGCGCTTGCCGCGGCCGCCCACTTCCTCCACGTCCCCTCCCTCTTCCTCTACGCCCTCCACACCTACATCCACCCCGACGCCGTCCCCTCCAACACCCCGCGCGCCGTCCTGCGCCCGCCAGGCGACAGCGCCGCCCCCGCCAAGGGCTCCTccaagcgcgccgccgccgccgccgccgccgccgccaaggacgCGTTCGACGCCACCTCCGCGCAGCTCTACCGCCTCCGCCTCTCCCACGCCACGCTCGCCTCGCGCCCCCACTTCGGCGCCTACCACGCCGCGCTCCTCCTGCCGCTCGCGCTCCTGCCGCCCGCGctcctcctcccggccgcctccgcggcctcccCGCTCGCGCCGCTCGTCCCCGCGGCCTACCTCTTCGTCGCGCTCCTCCGCCACGTCGTCGTCCCGTCGCCGCGCCCcgcgcagctcgccgccgccctcggagCGCTCCTCGTCGCAACTCTGCTTTCCTCCAGCCCCTTCGCCGGCGCCCTCGCGTCGCTTGCCGCGCTCCCGGCCGCGCGGTTCGCGCGCGCGTTCTGGCTCGGCACCGACCAGCCCCGCACCGGGCTCGCGGTGCTCGCGTCGTCGGCGcccgcgcgcctcctcctccacctcgacGTCCTCGTCTCCTCTGTGGCCTCGATCCTGCAATGCTGCGGGTTCGGGGACGGCGCGGAGCAGGAGGTgaggctgctcgccgccgcggctgggCTGCAGCTGCTGGCCGCACGGGCGGCCGTGCAGATGTACCTCAATGAGGCCGTCTTCTGCTGGTACCAGCGGCTGCACGCGAGCCGCTCCCCGGATACAGAGTACGGCCGGGCCAAGGTGTTCTTGCACAACCACCACCTCTGTGCCGTGGCAACGCAGCTCGTCGCTCCGCCACTGCTCGTGCTGTCACTGCTTGCATTGTGGCGGGTGCAAGGGAAGGATTTCTTTGAGGGTGTTGAGGGACTGGACTGGCTCGTTGGATGGTCTGTTGCAATGAAGGAGGCAGCATTGCTTGCAGCTCGGTGGGTCGTGGCTGTGTGGTCGGCGGTGACTGTGATCACGCTCGTGTGCTACAAACGTGGATGGTTATTCGTCTTGTGA
- the LOC120702463 gene encoding short-chain dehydrogenase TIC 32 B, chloroplastic-like, with protein sequence MLSSLRYLAGTAGPSGFGSRATAEEATAGCGDLRHVTAIITGATSGIGAETARVLAKRGARLVLPARSLKAAEDARARLRAECPGADVVVLPLDLSSLASVRRFVARFLALGLPLNLLVNNAGKYADRFAVSEDGVEMTFATNYLGHFLLTRLLLEKMAETARATGVEGRIVNVSSTIHSWFAGDDAVGYLDRVTRRKIPYDPTKAYALSKLANVLHTRALAERLREMNANVTANCVHPGIVRTRLIRDRDGLVTNTVFFLASKLLKTIPQAAATTCYVAVHPAVAGVSGKYFADCNEASPSRLGASSEEAAKLWSFSDNITAEKVQKMGVHVSASSFRLQVQSSNADRGMALA encoded by the exons atgcTGAGCTCGCTGAGGTACCTGGCGGGCACGGCGGGGCCGAGCGGCTTCGGGTCGCGcgccacggccgaggaggccaccGCCGGGTGCGGCGACCTCCGCCACGTGACGGCCATCATCACCGGCGCGACGTCGGGGATCGGGGCGGAGACGGCGCGCGTGCTGGCCAagcgcggcgcgcggctggTGCTGCCGGCGCGCAGCCtcaaggccgccgaggacgcCCGTGCGCGCCTCCGCGCCGAGTGCCCCGGCGCCGACGTCGTCGTGCTGCCGCTGGACCTCAGCTCCCTCGCCTCCGTGCGCCGCTTCGTCGCGCGCTTCCTCGCGCTCGGCCTCCCGCTCAACCTCCTCGT CAACAACGCCGGGAAGTACGCCGACCGCTTCGCCGTGTCGGAGGACGGCGTCGAGATGACCTTCGCCACCAACTACCTAG GGCACTTCTTGCTGACGCGGCTGCTGCTGGAGAAGATGGCGGAGACGGCGCGGGCGACCGGCGTGGAGGGCCGCATCGTCAACGTCTCCTCCACCATCCACAGCTggttcgccggcgacgacgccgtCGGCTACCTCGACCGCGTCACCCGCAGGAAGAT ACCGTACGATCCGACGAAGGCGTACGCGCTGTCCAAGCTCGCCAACGTGCTGCACACCAGAGCGCTCGCCGAGCGGCTGAGGGAGATGAACGCCAACGTGACGGCCAACTGCGTCCACCCCGGCATCGTCAGGACCCGGCTCATCCGCGACCGCGACGGCCTCGTCACCA ATACAGTGTTCTTCCTGGCGTCGAAGCTCCTCAAGACGATCCCTCAG GCGGCCGCGACGACGTGCTACGTGGCAGTGCACCCGGCGGTGGCCGGAGTGTCCGGGAAGTACTTCGCCGACTGCAACGAGGCGTCGCCGTCGAGGCTGGGCGCCAGCAGCGAGGAGGCCGCCAAGCTGTGGAGTTTCTCTGACAACATAACGGCAGAGAAGGTTCAGAAGATGGGTGTCCATGTCAGTGCCAGCAGCTTCCGGCTCCAGGTCCAGAGCTCCAATGCAGACCGCGGCATGGCCCTCGCGTAG
- the LOC120702464 gene encoding BTB/POZ domain-containing protein At3g05675-like: MDPVKLVEGYKFDDHTTSDLRVCFKLIDEQPEWFSCHSSVLSQNSKYFADWLAQNDVRSNNCIEIECPRVEYDHYVKMLKLMYLPRESVIDSFDSVKSAVGVLRASKSLGCELVTKSCIEYIEAASWDEKEEEEILEVARTLGSEEVSLLARLQAPSADTVKNVFISAIRFATCMESPFPPFLDDLKTSAQEQIDFMIHEDDETALVTTDEDVKSVVQEGLRKLLGALRTALDLLSTEFDQSPDQAEQRILCSLADIDWIVNLLAKIEMMHDFVSCWSEISDHILSVVQDKKYISGLWAVKAKLIEVTGKALDAVGYGSVVLPSSSRVHILKTWLPYIQMTKRFLDENSKNETSLQMDSDLSQNIESAIVSMVLALPSDDQADILSEWMKQAEQFRYPDLTEAFEVWCYRSKTAKRRLVGGLNGGSNPTVSL; the protein is encoded by the coding sequence ATGGACCCTGTCAAACTTGTTGAGGGTTACAAGTTTGATGACCATACTACAAGTGATCTCCGTGTTTGCTTTAAATTGATTGATGAGCAGCCAGAATGGTTTTCCTGCCATTCATCTGTCCTTTCCCAAAATAGCAAGTATTTCGCAGACTGGCTTGCTCAAAATGATGTCCGTTCTAATAATTGCATAGAAATTGAGTGCCCAAGAGTTGAGTATGACCATTATGTCAAGATGTTGAAGTTAATGTATCTTCCTAGAGAATCAGTTATAGATTCATTTGATTCTGTTAAGTCAGCTGTTGGTGTTCTTCGAGCATCAAAATCTCTCGGATGCGAGTTGGTCACCAAAAGTTGTATTGAATACATTGAAGCTGCTTCCTGGGatgaaaaggaggaggaggagatttTAGAAGTAGCTCGAACTCTTGGATCCGAAGAGGTTTCTTTGTTAGCCCGCCTTCAAGCCCCAAGTGCGGACACTGTTAAGAATGTCTTCATCTCTGCCATTCGTTTTGCTACATGCATGGAATCTCCATTCCCTCCTTTCTTGGACGACCTCAAAACTTCTGCCCAAGAGCAAATTGACTTCATGATCCATGAGGATGATGAAACTGCTTTGGTTACTACAGATGAAGACGTGAAATCTGTGGTTCAGGAAGGCTTGAGAAAACTGTTAGGTGCACTTAGGACTGCACTAGATCTGTTGTCCACTGAGTTTGATCAATCACCTGATCAAGCAGAGCAAAGGATTCTATGCAGCTTAGCTGACATTGACTGGATAGTTAATCTCTTGGCAAAGATTGAGATGATGCATGACTTTGTTTCTTGCTGGTCAGAAATCTCTGACCACATTCTTTCAGTGGTTCAGGACAAGAAGTATATCTCAGGCTTGTGGGCTGTGAAGGCAAAGCTTATTGAAGTGACCGGAAAAGCCCTGGATGCTGTTGGCTATGGCTCAGTTGTTCTCCCATCATCATCCAGAGTTCATATCCTGAAGACATGGCTTCCTTATATTCAAATGACAAAGCGTTTTCTAGATGAAAATAGTAAGAATGAAACATCTCTGCAGATGGATTCAGACTTGAGTCAGAATATTGAGAGCGCAATAGTATCGATGGTGTTAGCATTGCCATCGGATGATCAGGCTGATATCCTGTCAGAGTGGATGAAGCAAGCAGAGCAGTTCAGGTATCCTGATCTAACTGAGGCATTTGAGGTGTGGTGTTATCGCAGTAAAACAGCAAAGAGAAGGCTGGTGGGCGGGCTAAATGGAGGTAGCAACCCCACAGTCAGCTTGTAA